A single Crateriforma conspicua DNA region contains:
- a CDS encoding lecithin retinol acyltransferase family protein, with protein sequence MPMSKGDHLFVWRFDCVVPYQHHAIDMGDGTVVHYCGDDHSTARPWGGRLDHRIRRTPMDRLTVGGKSKIHIVESASDSQRDLIVGRAMQHLGEAEYCLVFRNCEHFARWASTGRWESRQVDAIVERGGSVAAKTAVSMAKHLVRGRLTGRLHPATLLGDAAQWATEAVGGHLGLRDQRLRRGVGRGLNLATTVGVSVAAGPAAALAAGGMWAVGEVGAMGCRRLMADRRRPVVKTVAVKP encoded by the coding sequence ATGCCGATGAGCAAGGGTGACCATCTTTTTGTTTGGCGGTTCGATTGCGTGGTGCCGTACCAGCATCATGCGATCGACATGGGTGACGGCACGGTGGTGCACTACTGCGGTGATGACCACAGCACGGCTCGGCCCTGGGGCGGTCGGCTGGACCATCGCATCCGACGCACCCCGATGGATCGATTGACCGTCGGCGGCAAGAGCAAGATTCACATCGTCGAATCGGCATCGGATTCCCAGCGTGATCTAATCGTCGGCCGAGCGATGCAGCATTTGGGTGAAGCCGAATACTGTTTGGTGTTCCGCAATTGCGAACACTTTGCCCGTTGGGCATCGACCGGGCGGTGGGAAAGTCGGCAGGTCGATGCGATCGTCGAACGCGGCGGTTCGGTTGCCGCGAAGACAGCGGTGTCGATGGCGAAGCATCTGGTGCGTGGGCGTCTGACCGGACGGCTGCATCCGGCGACGTTGCTGGGGGATGCGGCACAGTGGGCAACCGAAGCGGTGGGCGGCCATCTGGGCTTGCGTGACCAACGTCTGCGGCGTGGTGTCGGCCGTGGATTGAACTTGGCGACCACGGTCGGGGTCAGCGTGGCGGCGGGCCCGGCGGCGGCGTTGGCTGCCGGTGGGATGTGGGCTGTCGGCGAGGTGGGTGCGATGGGCTGTCGACGTTTGATGGCGGATCGGCGTCGTCCGGTGGTCAAAACCGTTGCGGTGAAGCCTTAG